CTCCAGGATCGCGAGGAGGGTCACGCCGAACGGCCGGTGCCTCGGTACGGCAGGGTAGTACGGGGCCTGAGGCGTAGGTTGGTAAGGTGGCGGCTCGTAAGTGGTCATGAACGAAGATAATGCATAGCAGGATTTAATTAAGTATTGAAGAAGGAAAACAGGGCTCTCTCGCATGCCCCCCATCTCTCGACCGGTCCTACCGAGTTGAACGGCATTACAATCTCATCCCAGGCGCTGTGGCCACCCATGGAGCCGCGAAACGGGATCGGCCGTAGGCCGCATCGAGTTACATTTAGTTAGATAAATAAAATAATTTATTTACTAACCAGTTCAGTGATAATATGGCCCGAGCGATTAAATAAGATGGCCGGGGATGGCGAGCCCGTGGCAGCCATCGAGGTCCGCAATCTGCGCAAGGAGTATTCCGCCGTTAATGCCCTGGACGGGGTGACGTTCTCGGTGCCGGAGGGGACCTTCTTTGGCTGCTTTGGTCCCAACGGTGCGGGAAAGAGCACCCTGCTGAAGGTGCTCACCGGCCAGATCTGTCCGACCTCCGGGGAGGCCCGCGTCCTGGATCTAGATGTCCGGGGGAACGGGATCAAGATACGCGAGGAGGTGGGTATCGTCCCGGAGGTGGAGTCTCCCCCCAGCTATCTGACCGCGTATGAGTTCCTGTACTTCGTGGCCGAGGTCAGGAAGATAGGTAACATCGAGGACCGCATCGATCGATGGCTGAGCTTCTTCGACCTCGAATCGACCAAAGGTACTCTGTGCAAGGACCTCTCCAAGGGTATGCGCCAGAAGGTGATGCTCTCGGCGGCGTTCATGCATGAGCCTCGACTACTGTTCTTGGACGAGCCCTTCGTGAATCTCGATCCTATCTACCAGCACAAGCTCAGAGAGTACCTCATCGAGCTCCGCGAGGAGGGCAGAACCATCTTCCTGTGCTCGCACATCCTGGACATCGCCCAGAAACTTTGCCAGGAGATGGTGATCATCAACCACGGCAAGGTGATCGCCGCCGGGAGCGTGGCCGAGCTGACCCAGAAGGAGGACCTAGAGTCCCTCTTCCTGCGCATGGTGACCGACGATGCACCTGCTTAAGCTGATGCTCCGGGAGGAGTACCGCCTCCATGTATCATATTCCTCGTCCAGGATGTTCCTGGCCATGCCCGTCTTCGTCTTCGTCATCGCCCTGGTGACCTCCCTGACCATGAGGAACTTAGCAGGTAACATCGACCTGCGGGACATGGTCACCAGCCTCAACGCTGGGGTGTGCCTCTACGGGATAAGCGTGGGCGCGCTGGGCTTCCTGGGCCGGACCTACGTCGAACGGAGGCAGGGTAAGTACAATTACATCGTGGCCATGCCAGCCCTGCTCCCCCTGTCCTACCGCTCGACGTTCCTCGGGATGTACATAAGGGACATCGCCTTCTACATCGCCCTAATGCTGGGCCCGGCGATATCCGGCCTGGTCGTGGCCGGAGCGGTGGTGGGTTATTCATGGGGGGCGGTTCTATCCATCTCCGCTACCCTGGTCCTCTCCTTCCTCCTGGGCATCTCCCTCAGCTTCGCCGTGTCGGTGATCGGCTCGAGGAACCGGATCGCTCTCCTCGTCATGGTAGGAGCCATCATGGCCGTGCTCATCGGGTTCGGGGTGCTCCACCTCTACAGCATGGACGCCTTCCTGCCCTCCGTCGGATTCCAGATGGCTCTCCCTCCGTTCGGGGACGACATCTCCAGGGCGGCGTCCTGCCTTGCCCTCTCCGTCTCCGCCTTCGCAGGCCTCAGCGTTCTGGCCATATTGTGCGTTGCCGAGACCTACGACGGGGAGGTCAAGAAGAAGGGCCCCCGGGCGAACATCCTGCCGTCCTACCTGCGCCGGTTCGCCTTCGCCCGGTCCTACCGCCCCTACCTGGCCAAGGAGTCGGTGGACCTGCTGAGGAGTGGCACGATCGGCAAGATTTCGTTCACTTTCATAGCCCCCCTGACCTTCCTGAGCTTCGCCACCTGGTACATCAACACCGGTCTCAACGTCCCGGTCGGATTCAACCTGGTCTTCTACGCTTCGATGGTCGGTTTCTTCGGCGTCATGCTCTATTCCTGGCTCACCAATATGGACACCGTCGACTACTACGAGACGCTCCCGGTCAGCCCGACTCGGATCATCCGCTCGAAGCTGATGATGTTCATCCTTCTTACCACGGCGATCTCAACTGCCTTCGTTCTGACGCTGTCGGTGATCAATAACGAGACCCGCCTGCTGTGGCTGGCGCTTCCGGTGCTCTACGTGACCATGGTGTACATGGTGGTGTCGATGTCGTATCTGACGGGGTTGCACCCTAACTCTTACCTGTTCAATCCCCAGGTGCTGCTCCGGTTCGCCCTGGTCTCTATGCTGCCGGAGACCGGTCTGACCATCCTGTCGTTCTCCGTGGACCGTTCACCGTTCATCGCCGGAGTGGCCATCGTCGCCGTCCTCGGCGTCCTGCTGGTAATGACCTTGGTTCTGTACCGGAGGCTGGACCGCCGGTGGTCGGGCACAGGTTTTTAATCGCCCTCCTGGATGATGAGCAAGGAACATGGAGCCCACCGCCATCCTCCGGAGGATCGTCCACCTCAGCACCCCGGTGTTCTTAGTGTATTATATCCTCCCCTCCCCTCTTTGGCCAGGGGGGCCTCAGAAGGAGGCAGTATTGCTGCTGGCCCTGGCCGCTACGCTGATATTTGAAGCGGCCCGGCTGGCGCTGGGTATCAGGGTTCCGGGCATGCGACCATACGAGGCGGACCAGATCTCCGCAGCCGCCTGGGCGGGGATCGCCCTCACCTTCTCCTTCCTGTTCTTCCCCCTCGAGCTGACTGCCCCGGTCATCTTTGGCATGGCCTGGGTGGACCCGGTCATCGGCGTAGTGCGCCGGTCGAAGTGGTATCCCTGGTTGCCCTACGCTCTTCATCTGACGATCATGATGGCGGTGCTCGCCCTCCTCGTCCCATTGGACCTCCAGTGGGGGGTCGCCGCGGCGGTGACCTCAGCGGTAGCTATTGCCGCTGAGGGAATAAAAACGAGCTACGTGGACGACGATATCCTAATGATCGTCGTGCCACTCCTAGCCTTGTTCATCTTAACTGGCGTCTAGTCGCCCTTGCGCCAGGTAACGGTGCCGAAGAATCCCTTCTTTGGATACCGATCGTAATGTTTGATGAACGGCTGGACAGGTCCCTCGCATGCGTTGATGGCTTCCTCCTCGGTGTTGTAGACCTTGCCAGTGAAAACGCACTGCCAATATACTTTCTGTGGCTGGTCGGCCATGGGCACGAGTAATTGTCTCGTCGTTAATAACCTTTGAGGTCAGCGAGGTCAGCCTTCCCTACCTATACTAATAGAAAGGGGCGGTAGTCCTTTATATCCATACAAACCAATTAGGTGGGCTATGAATAGAATCAAGGTTATCAACGAACCATCGGAACTTGTACCGATGTTGCGGGCCGTTGATACCAAGGTAAAAAGAGAGGTTTTAAAGGAGGTGACGCTTGAATGGCGAACCACCAAAGAGGTGGAGGCCAAGTTCGGGCCGGAGGGTGCCGACGCCCTCAAGTTTTTCGAGAAGATGAAGCTCGTGGAGACCAGGTGGCAGTCGACCAGCGGGTCGTTCCCCGAGAAGGCATATCACACCTATTACACCTCTTTTCACATCAACGCTTCATGGCCGGTGTATGAGATATCCGACGTCCTCGCCGCGGCGATGATGCCGGAGGAAGAGTTCGAGGTCCTGGAGAAGCAGATATTCAAGGAAGTCGGGCCGGAGGGCCGCTTCGCCGGGGACATCGCCGAGAAGCTCGGCATCACTTCTACCATGCTGCGCAGCCTGGTCAAGCGCTCGGTCCGTCTTGATTACCGGGGCCATCGCATAGAGCGCCTCAAGGAGTGAGGCCGGGAATGACCGAGATATTCATCCTCAGGCTCGGCCATCGACCGGAAAGGGACAAGCGGGTGACGACCCACGTGGCCCTCACCGCCCGGGCCTTCGGGGCCAAGGGGATCTACGTGTCCACCTTGGACGAGGAGCTCGAGAGGAGCGTCAGGTCGGTCGTGAAGCGCTTCGGCGGCGATTTCACCATCACCACCGGCGTCAAGTGGAAGGAGTTATTACGCAACTTCGAAGGAACCAAGGTGCACCTGACCATGTATGGTGCGCACATCGATGATGCGCTGCCCAAGGTGCGGACTGCGATGACGGAGAAGATGCTCATCGTGGTCGGGGCGGAGAAGGTACCCCCCGAGGTGTACCAGGCAGCGACGTTCAACATCGGGGTCGGCAACCAGCCGCACTCTGAGGTGGCGGCCCTGGCGGTCTTCCTGGACCGCCTCAAGGAGGGCGCCGGACTGCGCACCGATTTCCATGGTCGCATGACCGTGGTCCCGTGCGAGCGGGGGAAGAAGGTTGTCAACGGTCCCGAATGAACAGGAATGCATCGAGATACTGCGGTCCCAGGGCACCCCGGACCGGGTAATCAAGCATGTCTGCACCGTCACCCGTCTGGCGGTGGCCATCGCCCGCCGGTGCGGGGCGGACATCGATCTAGTGCGGGCCGGGGGACTGCTGCATGATGTCGGAAGGTCGAGGACCCACGGAATTCGTCACGGGGTGGAGGGGGAAGCCATCGCCCGTTCCCTGGCCCTGCCCGAGCCGCTGGTGCTGATCATCAGGAAGCACATTGGTGCGGGAATAATTCCTGAGGAGGCCAGGGTCCTGGGCCTGCCCGAGCTGGACTACATCCCATCTACATTGGAAGAGAAGATCGTTTGCCACGCCGACAACCTGGTGGGGGATGCAGATTATATGACTTCGCGCGCTGCCTTCGAAGACTTCGTGAGGAAAGGGCTGCGTGAATCGGGTGAGCGCATGCTGGCCATGCATCGTGAGCTGTCGGCGGTGTGTGGAACGGACGTTGATACAATCGCCGCAAACCTCGAGCCATTGGATAAGAGTCCCTGCTCGAAGTACCTTGAGATGAGGATCAACAAGTGGACCGACTGACCCCGCCGGCGGTTCTGGAACCGATCCTCCCTCCGTCGGGGACGTTTGACCAGCTAGAGCATGGGTGAGGTTTGGCGGCAGTGACGCCGCTGGAAAAACGGAGAAGTTTACAGCTTCGCCGCAGGCTTCTTGGTGGTGACCCTCTTGGGGAAGTACTTCAGGATGATGATGTCTCCCACCGACTGAATCCACCGGAACGGCACGTTCACAGCCTTCGACTCCTCTACCAGGAGGGGATTCGTCTCGCTGACGAACAGGCCATCCACGCGCTTGTTGTCAAGATCGATCACCAGGTTGTTGACGTTTCCCAGGAAGATACCGTTCGACGTGTAGACCTGCAATCCCATTAGCTCAGACGCTTCCTCTAGCATGAGTCATCCCAGTCGCGGTATCCCGTTCCTTCTTTTAATAGGTTGTGCCCCTATTCATTTACTGGACCGCTCACCTCCCCTTCGGGAGAGGGGGGCCCCGAACATACCACCGGAAATTTATTTATCGATGAAAGCGCAATACGGTTTTGCATTAGAGATGCACAACCGATGGAGACCATGACATGGACGAGATCGAACAGATCAGGGAGAAGAAGAGGCAGGAGATGCTGAAGGGCGGGCCCCAGGGGGCTGACTGGCCGGCCGAGCCTGCTGAGGTCAATGACGGTACGTTCAACGATTTCATCAAGAAGTACTCGGTAGTGGTGGTCGACTGCTGGGCGCCGTGGTGTGGACCATGCCGGATGATGTCTCCGGTGATCGATGCGCTGGCCAAGGAGATGCAGGGTAAGATCGCCTTCGGGAAGCTGAACACCGATATGAACCCCAAGGTCGCTATGCGCTTCCAGATCGAGGCCATCCCCACCCTGCTGGTCCTTAAGGACGGGGAGCTGGTGGAGCGGCTGGTCGGCGCCAAGCCCAAGGAAGACCTCGCCAGGCGGCTGCGCGCTCACCTCTGAGCAAACGCCTTCACTTTCTACTTTTCGGTCTTACTAACCATAAAGGTATAAAAACCCGCCAGGCCCTAAAGGCAGAGGGAGCAATATGGAGACGGACATCACCATCATAGGGCTCGGTCCAGCCGGACTGCAGGCTGCAATCCACGCGGCGAGGAAAAAGGTCAAGGTCGTCGCCGTGGGGAAGAGCGAAGTGTCATCTCTCAACAAGGCCGAGGTGGAGAACTACCTGGGCCTCGACAAGACGGACGGAACGGAGATCCTGAGCAAGGGAAGGGAACAGGCCAAGAGGTTCGGCGCGGAGCTGCTGGAGGAGGAGGTCGTCAAACTCATCAAAGAGGGAGACGCCTTCGTCGTGGTCACCGACCATGAGAGGGAGATACGCTCCCGGGCGGTGGTCCTCGCGGTTGGCATCTCCCGGGCCAAGCTTAATGTTCCAGGAGAGAAGGAGTTCCTGGGGAAGGGGGTGAGCTACTGCGCCTCCTGCGATGCTGGGTTCTTCAAAGGGCGTCCGGTCGTGATAATCGGCGAGGAGAGCGAGGCCGCAGAATCGGCCTCATTGATGACGGAGTACGCGTCAAAGGTGTACTGGGTCCATCGGCAGTTGAAGGCTTCAGAGCAGATGGTGGAGAAGGCCCGCAAGGCTAACGTCGAAATGGTCCAGGCCAAGCCGCTGCGCATTGTGGGCGAGCAGACCGTCACCGGCCTGGAGCTGGAAGGTGGAAGGAAGCTGGACGTGAACGGTGTGTTCATCGCTCTGGGGGCCAAGGGGTCGATCGAGCTGGCCCTGGAGCTGGGCATCATGCCCGACCCCAGCGGCCAGATCCCGGTGGACGGCAACTGCCGCACCGAGATGGAGATGGTGTACGCCTGCGGAGACGTGACCGGCCTGCCCTGGCAGCTGGCCCGCGCCGTCGGTCAGGGTTGCGTGGCCGGCGACAACGCCGCAAAAGCGGTCCGGGCAGGGAAGTGAGCCGATGTCCCTGGAGAACGAATTGGTGGCAGGAATATTGCGGGAAGAGGGCGGGTTCCGAGATTCGCTGAGGAAGGTTCTAGAAGAGGATCTCAAGATGAGCATTCACGAATTCTGCTCCCAGACCGGGCTGTCGCCGTCGACGATCTACAAAATAATGCAGGACCAGAGGGAGCCCAACCTTCGCACGGTGAGAGACATCATCCGGGCCGTCCGCCGCATGGAGACCAAGCCGCACGGTAACTTCATAGCCGTCATCGCCGCCCGCCCGGTGCTCAGCCGGATCGAGGAGCGGACGGTTAAGGTCGGAGAGCGTGACGTAAGGGTCAAGGAATACCCGGCCAACAGCATGGAGGACGCGATCGTCGCCGCGGTGATGGCGGAGAAGGACGGGGCGCTGGCGATTGTGTGTGCGCCCATCGTTGCGCCTACTATCCAGAAGATCTTGACCATCCCGGTCTCCATTGTCATTCCCCGGGATAGCATCGCGCGGGCCATCGAGGTAGCCGCCCAGAAGACCCTGTGAACCGCTTACGCCCTTACAGGCGGAGGCCTCTGTATGCCGTCTTCTGGCGAACGAGCTACGGAGGCGTCGGCTAGCTCCCGGCCAGATGGCCGTTGTCAATAAATTACCCATCCAATTTTATAAAAAAGATGAATTGGGAGGTGACTGAAAGTCCCCCATGGTGCTCAGAGGTTTGCATCATTGCCAGCAGATCTGCATGCAGAAAGACCTTAAACGCCCTGGCGCTGCTGCTCCAGCTCATCGAGGATGGTCTTCCTTAGGTTGATGAAATCTTGGTTGGCCCGGTCCCGTGGTCGGGGAAGCTCTATCTTGTGGATGACCCTCACTCTCCCCGGACGGGAGGTGAGGACGACGACTCTATCAGATAGGAATACCGCCTCATCCACCGAGTGGGTGATGAATATGATGGTCTTCTTCGTCTCCGACCAGATGCGGAGCAGTTCCTTCTGCATCTGGTTCCTGGTCTGAGCGTCCAAAGCTCCGAAAGGTTCGTCCATGAGCAGGATCGCAGGCTCGTTGGCCAATGCCCGGGCGATCCCCACACGCTGCTTCATGCCTCCGGAAAGCTGGTTGGGGTGGGAATCTTCGAAACCCTTCAGCCCGACCAGGTCGATATACTTCTGGGAGATCTCCTTTCTTTTCTCAGAGGATACGCCCTTCACTTCCAACCCGAACTCGACGTTGCGGCGGACTGTTCTCCAAGGGAAGAGAGCGAATTCCTGGAACACCATCCCGCGGTCCGAGCCCGGTCCGATGATGTTCTTGCCCTTGAGGGTCATGGTCCCCGATGTCTTGCTCTCAAGCCCGGCAATGATCCTCAGAAGTGTGGTCTTGCCGCACCCCGAGGGTCCCAGTATGCACACGAACTCGCCGTCCTTGACCTCTAGGTCGATGTCCTGGAGTGCGACGAGCTGGTCCTGACCCTTGGGGAAGACCTTGGTCATGTGCTGGATCGTTAGACTTACCGCATTCCCATCCATATTGAGACCCTCTTCTCGATGAGCTTGGAGGCGCCCGTGGTCGCAATACCTAGGATGGCGATCATGAGCATTCCAGCGAACATATATTCATAGAGGCCGATCGAACCGTTGATATTGATGATCGCACCGATCCCGCCGCCCCTGGCGCCGATCATCTCGGCTGCCACTATGCACATCCAAGCGATGCCGAGACCTACAGTCACGCCGGTCATCAGATATGGGATGGTGTACGGGAAGACAACCTTGGTGAAGATCGTCCTTCGGTTCGCTCCCAGTGTCTTGGCCGCGTCCATGAGAGTCGTCTCCACGCTCTTGACCCCGAAGATGACGTTGGACAGTATAGGGAAGAATGCTCCCAGGAATATGACCGCCACCGGTCCCCAGTACAGCCCCAGGGCGATGAAGAACAGGGGCACCCAGGCAATGGGGGGGATGGGCCTTAGCATCTCGGCTATCGGCTTGCCCAAGCCGTCGGCTATGCGAGAGTAACCCATGGCCAGCCCCAACGGCACCGCCACGAGCAGGGCTAGCAAGAACCCGACGACGAACCTACCCAGGCTTGCAAAAACCTGCTGCATCATCGGCAGGCCGGTGGCAGGGTCCTTGTTGAAGGACTTGATGAAAGCATCCAGCACCAGCGGTGGTGCGGGCAGATATGGTTTATTCAGAATTATCGAACCGATCCACCATATGGCTATGAATCCAATGATGGAAATGGCATAGAGTATGTAGTCAGATGCCTGATCACGCTTCAAGCCGATAAAAGACCGGAAAGAGCGGCCTGGCTCCTGAGTGTTTGTCATTTCGGTCCCCTCATACCTGTTAAAAGAAGAAAAAGGTTTGGTGGCTATTAAGCCGCCACGACATTATAGCCGTTCTTCTCCGCTATGGCCTGCAGAAGCAAGTGCTGGATGGAACCCAGCCCGGGGTCGCCGATGACCTTGCCGTTCAGGTCCGCGAAGGTCTTGATGTCATTGGACACCACCAGGGCGGAACCCTCGGTGTTGGCACCGGCGATAATCTTCACCTGGACGCCGTTGTTCAGGTGCTTCAGGATGGCGGGCGGGGCACCAAGATAGCCAATATCCACGCTGTTGGCGGCGAAAGCGTCCATCTCGGCCGGGCCGGCGGCAAATCCACCGGGACTGGCAGCGACGGCATTTATGCCATACTGATGGAACAGGGAGGTCCCGCCGCCCACGGTGGCGTTCATGGCCACCAGGCGAGCGAACTGGTGCAGGTCACCGGCAAGGTATCCTACCTTGACCTCGGTCATTGTCGTGGTAGGCTGGACATCACCGATCGAGTTCAGGTATGATGCGTCCACATACTTGCCGATGAAGTCATCGACCGAAGAGTAGCCGGCAGAGGTCAGCTTGGCCTCACTGGTCTGGTTCAGCTGGATGAAGTCGTTGGTGAAGTTCTTCAGTCCGTCGATGAACGAGGACGACAATTGGTCGGTGAACTTGGTGTGGTCCAGAGAGTCCGCGACCACGCTGTTGTTGGTGTTGCTGAACTCCGCACCCATCTGCAGGAGCAGGGTGTAGTTGGCGCTGTCAGGGTGAGCGATGGCATCAGCGATCCAGGCATTCGCTAGGTCGTTAGCCTTCAGGAACGCCTTTACCACATCGGGGTGGGCTTGGGCGAACGCATTGCTGGCGACCACAACACAGCACGGATGGTCGGGCCAGATCTCACTAGACCAGTAGAGCACGTGAGCGTTACCGGACATCACGGCCTGTGAGGAGTATGGTTCCCATGATATGCCTCCCGCGATGCTGCCCTGAGCTATAGCATCAGCCTGCAACTTGGGAGCAACGGTCGTGTACTTGATCGTCTTTTCCGAAGTAGACGGTATTGTCGCCCACGCCACCGCGGCGATGACGACTACCGCGACCACTAGTACAGCAGCAATAATGTAACTTCTCTTCATCAGAGCACCTAAGCGCGTTACCGCGATGAGAATATAAATGAATTATGTATTCTAAGGTAAATTATGGCACGATTGTATAAGGATTGAGCGCTGATTCTACAACTGGGTCGCTATCATGGACATTTATTGTCATGAGTGCGAATATATTTCAACGATCAATCTCTACAATAATATTCGCCCTCATAACTAAACAATAAAAGCTAATAGCTTTCTCATATATGCGCGCGCGATACTAATGTTCGAGCTCAATGTCGAGAGCAACACCCCCTTGACTCCGTTGAAGGACGTTGACGACATCGCCCTGCAATTCCTCACCCACATCGGGTACCTCCCCAAGGGATATAATCCCAAGACCAACGTAATCGATACGCAGGACAGCGTGCCGTACCGGCTGTTCATGGAATGCTTCATGCGGAACATGAAGCGGGCGTGGCTCGTGGACGAGCTGGCCGCCCACCTAAGCACGACCAAGCCAACCATCTACCGCCACCTGAACAAGCTCAAGGCCATAGACATCCTCGAGGAGATCGAGACTGAGAGGGACGGTTCGGTCAAGAAAGGCTACCGCATCCGGTACGGTGACCTGAGGAAGGCGTGGAGCTTCACCGAGGCCAACGTGGAGATGGCCATGCAGAACTACCGCCTGACGGTGGAGCACTTCCAAAAGCTCGTAGAGGAGGAATCGAAATGGCAATGAAGGAGATCGAAGAGCTGATCACCATCGGCTCCAAATACAAGATCGTGAGCACGTACAGCGAGGAGAGGCCGCTCATATCGGTCGGGGAGTTCCGCGGATATGCGGCGTTCTCCAACGAGACCGCCCTGGTGCTGAAGCTCGACAGCTCCGACGGCCAGGAGGAAGGGCAGATACGCTTCCTACCTTACCACGCCATCGTGGCCATCGACGTGCTGGAACTCGCCCCAAGAAAAGTGGAGGAGCAGAAGGACGACAACAGAGTCTACTATAGGTAGGGAAACGGTGCGTACTTGGGATATCACGAGGACCTCATCCGCCTGATGCTGGAGGGCGAGGTCAAGGACAAGGAGGCCCTCCAGCGGGCCAAGATTGAGCTGTGCCGCCGTTACGGCCTTAATAGGGTACCGCCGAACTCGGAGACCCTCTCCCTGGTCGAGGCTCAGCACCTAGCCACGGTTAACGAGATCCTGCGCCGCAAGCCAGTGAGAACCCTGTCGGGTGTGGCGGTGGTGGCGGTGATGACCTCCCCGGCCCCCTGCCCTCACGGCAAGTGCATCTTCTGCCCCGGGGGAGTGGAGAGCGGATCGCCGCAGTCCTACACTGGCAAGGAGCCGGCGGCTCGCCGGGGCGCATCCTACGAGTTCGATCCCTACGCGCAGGTCAGAGGACGCATGGAGCAACTGGAGGAGATCGGCCACGGGACGGACAAGATCGACCTGATAGTCATGGGAGGCACTTTCACCTCCCGCCCGGTCGAGTACCAGGTGGAGTTCGTCAAGCGCTGCTTCGACGCCATGAACCTCTCACCATCCGCAGATCTGGAGGATGCCCAGGTGATGAACGAGAACGCACCCCACCGCTGCGTCGGCCTGACGGTGGAGACGCGGCCGGATGCCCTGACCGAGGAGCAGGTGGCGGTGTCCATGCGTCTCGGGATGACCAGAGTGGAGATGGGGGTGCAGATTCTCGACGACGGGATCCTCAGGGCGGTCAACCGCGGCCACGGACTGCAGGCTGTGGTCGACGCCACCGCGGTGGCCAAGCGGGCCGGCCTCAAGGTGTGCTACCACTTGATGCCTGGGCTCCCCGGCTCGTCGCCGGCCAAGGACCTCGATTCCTTCCGCCGCGTGTTCGAGGATCCCGCCTTCCGGCCGGACATGCTGAAGCTGTATCCCACCCTGGTGGTGAAGGGGACAAAGCTTTTCGAGATGTGGCAGCAGGGCGAGTACGCGCCGTACACGACCGATGAGGCGGTGGAGCTGATGGCGGAGATGAAGCGTCTGGTGCCGCCATGGGTTCGCATCCAGAGGATCCAGCGGGACATCCCGGTACCGCTGATCGAGGCCGGGGTGGACAAAGGCCACCTGAGAGAGCTGATCAAGGAGCGCATGCGCTCCAAGGGCCACGAATGCCGATGCATCCGCTGCCGCGAGGTCGGTCTCAAGGGAGTGAAGGACTACCGGCCGGAGGACGTGGTGATGACCGAGACGGCGTACCAGGCCTCGGGCGGAGATGAAACCTTCATCGCTTTCGAGTTGCCGGAACAGGATGCCCTGGTGGGGTACGCCCGCCTGAGGACGGGCGACGGACCGGTGGCCGGGCTGCGTGAGCTGAAGGTCTTCGGTCGCATGGTGCCGATAAAGAAGCAGGGCGGAGGGTGGCAGCACCGCGGGTACGGCAAGGAGCTGGTGGCCCGGGCGGAGGAGGTGGCCCGGGACAAGGGGTGCGAGGCCATC
This DNA window, taken from Methanomassiliicoccus sp., encodes the following:
- a CDS encoding FAD-dependent oxidoreductase; translated protein: METDITIIGLGPAGLQAAIHAARKKVKVVAVGKSEVSSLNKAEVENYLGLDKTDGTEILSKGREQAKRFGAELLEEEVVKLIKEGDAFVVVTDHEREIRSRAVVLAVGISRAKLNVPGEKEFLGKGVSYCASCDAGFFKGRPVVIIGEESEAAESASLMTEYASKVYWVHRQLKASEQMVEKARKANVEMVQAKPLRIVGEQTVTGLELEGGRKLDVNGVFIALGAKGSIELALELGIMPDPSGQIPVDGNCRTEMEMVYACGDVTGLPWQLARAVGQGCVAGDNAAKAVRAGK
- a CDS encoding ABC transporter ATP-binding protein, with the protein product MAAIEVRNLRKEYSAVNALDGVTFSVPEGTFFGCFGPNGAGKSTLLKVLTGQICPTSGEARVLDLDVRGNGIKIREEVGIVPEVESPPSYLTAYEFLYFVAEVRKIGNIEDRIDRWLSFFDLESTKGTLCKDLSKGMRQKVMLSAAFMHEPRLLFLDEPFVNLDPIYQHKLREYLIELREEGRTIFLCSHILDIAQKLCQEMVIINHGKVIAAGSVAELTQKEDLESLFLRMVTDDAPA
- a CDS encoding ABC transporter ATP-binding protein; amino-acid sequence: MDGNAVSLTIQHMTKVFPKGQDQLVALQDIDLEVKDGEFVCILGPSGCGKTTLLRIIAGLESKTSGTMTLKGKNIIGPGSDRGMVFQEFALFPWRTVRRNVEFGLEVKGVSSEKRKEISQKYIDLVGLKGFEDSHPNQLSGGMKQRVGIARALANEPAILLMDEPFGALDAQTRNQMQKELLRIWSETKKTIIFITHSVDEAVFLSDRVVVLTSRPGRVRVIHKIELPRPRDRANQDFINLRKTILDELEQQRQGV
- a CDS encoding ABC transporter substrate-binding protein; this translates as MKRSYIIAAVLVVAVVVIAAVAWATIPSTSEKTIKYTTVAPKLQADAIAQGSIAGGISWEPYSSQAVMSGNAHVLYWSSEIWPDHPCCVVVASNAFAQAHPDVVKAFLKANDLANAWIADAIAHPDSANYTLLLQMGAEFSNTNNSVVADSLDHTKFTDQLSSSFIDGLKNFTNDFIQLNQTSEAKLTSAGYSSVDDFIGKYVDASYLNSIGDVQPTTTMTEVKVGYLAGDLHQFARLVAMNATVGGGTSLFHQYGINAVAASPGGFAAGPAEMDAFAANSVDIGYLGAPPAILKHLNNGVQVKIIAGANTEGSALVVSNDIKTFADLNGKVIGDPGLGSIQHLLLQAIAEKNGYNVVAA
- a CDS encoding PRC-barrel domain-containing protein, translated to MLEEASELMGLQVYTSNGIFLGNVNNLVIDLDNKRVDGLFVSETNPLLVEESKAVNVPFRWIQSVGDIIILKYFPKRVTTKKPAAKL
- a CDS encoding helix-turn-helix domain-containing protein, producing MFELNVESNTPLTPLKDVDDIALQFLTHIGYLPKGYNPKTNVIDTQDSVPYRLFMECFMRNMKRAWLVDELAAHLSTTKPTIYRHLNKLKAIDILEEIETERDGSVKKGYRIRYGDLRKAWSFTEANVEMAMQNYRLTVEHFQKLVEEESKWQ
- a CDS encoding ABC transporter permease, producing MTNTQEPGRSFRSFIGLKRDQASDYILYAISIIGFIAIWWIGSIILNKPYLPAPPLVLDAFIKSFNKDPATGLPMMQQVFASLGRFVVGFLLALLVAVPLGLAMGYSRIADGLGKPIAEMLRPIPPIAWVPLFFIALGLYWGPVAVIFLGAFFPILSNVIFGVKSVETTLMDAAKTLGANRRTIFTKVVFPYTIPYLMTGVTVGLGIAWMCIVAAEMIGARGGGIGAIININGSIGLYEYMFAGMLMIAILGIATTGASKLIEKRVSIWMGMR
- a CDS encoding ArsR family transcriptional regulator, whose product is MNRIKVINEPSELVPMLRAVDTKVKREVLKEVTLEWRTTKEVEAKFGPEGADALKFFEKMKLVETRWQSTSGSFPEKAYHTYYTSFHINASWPVYEISDVLAAAMMPEEEFEVLEKQIFKEVGPEGRFAGDIAEKLGITSTMLRSLVKRSVRLDYRGHRIERLKE
- a CDS encoding tRNA (cytidine(56)-2'-O)-methyltransferase, translating into MTEIFILRLGHRPERDKRVTTHVALTARAFGAKGIYVSTLDEELERSVRSVVKRFGGDFTITTGVKWKELLRNFEGTKVHLTMYGAHIDDALPKVRTAMTEKMLIVVGAEKVPPEVYQAATFNIGVGNQPHSEVAALAVFLDRLKEGAGLRTDFHGRMTVVPCERGKKVVNGPE
- a CDS encoding helix-turn-helix domain-containing protein produces the protein MSLENELVAGILREEGGFRDSLRKVLEEDLKMSIHEFCSQTGLSPSTIYKIMQDQREPNLRTVRDIIRAVRRMETKPHGNFIAVIAARPVLSRIEERTVKVGERDVRVKEYPANSMEDAIVAAVMAEKDGALAIVCAPIVAPTIQKILTIPVSIVIPRDSIARAIEVAAQKTL
- a CDS encoding HDIG domain-containing protein is translated as MSTVPNEQECIEILRSQGTPDRVIKHVCTVTRLAVAIARRCGADIDLVRAGGLLHDVGRSRTHGIRHGVEGEAIARSLALPEPLVLIIRKHIGAGIIPEEARVLGLPELDYIPSTLEEKIVCHADNLVGDADYMTSRAAFEDFVRKGLRESGERMLAMHRELSAVCGTDVDTIAANLEPLDKSPCSKYLEMRINKWTD
- the trxA gene encoding thioredoxin; protein product: MDEIEQIREKKRQEMLKGGPQGADWPAEPAEVNDGTFNDFIKKYSVVVVDCWAPWCGPCRMMSPVIDALAKEMQGKIAFGKLNTDMNPKVAMRFQIEAIPTLLVLKDGELVERLVGAKPKEDLARRLRAHL